A genomic region of Oryza glaberrima chromosome 1, OglaRS2, whole genome shotgun sequence contains the following coding sequences:
- the LOC127781155 gene encoding synaptotagmin-5, giving the protein MAKKKLKKLHAKDALEFFNQVMVEQPLLPFLVPLVLFAWFVERWVVPFSNWVPLLAAVWATIQYGRFKRRSAIEDLNKRWKHLILNTTPTTPIEPCEWLNKLLVEVWPNYMEPKLSKKFQSTVEKRLKHRKPKLIDKIELQEFSLGCCPPTLGEHGMRWMTSGDQKVMRLGFDWDSNEMSVMFLAKLAKPLIGAARIVINSIHIKGDLLLLPILDGEAILYSFESTPEVRIGVAFGSGGSQAVPGMELPGVSTWLVKLLTETIVKTMVEPRRLCFSLPPVDLRKRAVGGVLSVTVVSASNVGRNTTNEIGIRQSSSGGSTSGIADNKVSQTFIEVEVGSLVRKTSTSKGPNPAWNSTFNLVLHGETGVVKFNLYELDSGGVKVTYLTSCEIKVKYVLDDSTIFWAIGHNSGAVAKRTELCGQEVGMVVPFEDIRGELTVTLVLKEWQFSDGSVTLSNSLSNGSHSSFDVSPKLQSRTGRKLRVAVVEGKALAVNGKSGKCDPYVKVQYGKALYKTKTLSHTTRPVWNDKFEFDEITGGEYLKIKCYSADTFGDESIGSARVNLEGLLDGDSREVWVPLEKVDSGEIRLQIEPIKSDFNGILKTSSGRVEATWIELVIIEARDLIAADLRGTSDPYVRVHYGSKKKRTKVVYKTLSPDWNQTFEFPETGEPLILHVKDHNAVLPTASIGQCTVEYSMLPPNQPAVKWIPLQGVKSGEVHVKITRKVPHLEKKTSFQTDASSLGKGHKISSQMRDSLKKFTGLVDEGGDTEAMSLALTEIESIQDEQDMYIQQLEREKAALLRKIQELGSEIVRTSSGPARMPY; this is encoded by the exons ATGGCGAAGAAGAAGCTGAAGAAATTGCATGCCAAGGATGCACTAGAATTTTTCAACCAGGTCATGGTGGAGCAGCCCTTGCTCCCCTTCCTGGTCCCTCTTGTCTTGTTTGCATGGTTTGTTGAACGATGGGTTGTGCCATTCTCAAACTGGGTTCCCCTGTTGGCTGCTGTATGGGCAACAATTCAG TATGGGAGGTTTAAAAGGAGGTCAGCCATAGAAGATTTGAACAAACGATGGAAGCATCTTATACTGAATACAACA CCTACGACGCCAATAGAGCCTTGCGAGTGGTTGAACAAACTTTTGGTAGAAGTTTGGCCCAATTATATGGAACCAAAACTGTCAAAGAAGTTTCAATCTACTGTTGAG AAACGTTTAAAGCATCGAAAACCAAAACTAATA GATAAAATAGAGTTACAGGAGTTCTCACTTGGTTGTTGTCCACCTACCTTGGGGGAACATGGGATGCGCTGGATGACTTCAGGTGACCAG AAAGTCATGCGCTTGGGTTTTGATTGGGACAGCAATGAGATGAGTGTAATGTTTTTGGCAAAATTAGCAAAACCACTGATTGGCGCTGCTCGAATTGTTATAAACAGCATTCACATCAAGGGAGAT CTTCTACTGTTACCCATCCTTGATGGTGAAGCTATTCTTTATTCTTTTGAATCCACTCCAGAAGTCAGGATAGGAGTGGCATTTGGAAGTGGTGGAAGCCAAGCAGTTCCTGGTATGGAGCTACCCGGTGTCTCAACATGGCTG GTTAAGCTTTTGACCGAAACCATAGTGAAGACAATGGTTGAGCCTCGCAGATTGTGTTTTTCTTTGCCACCAGTAGATTTAAGGAAACGAGCAGTTGGAGGTGTTCTTTCAGTCACAGTTGTTTCAGCTAGTAACGTTGGGAGAAACACAACTAATGAAATAGGGATCCGCCAAAGCTCAAGTGGAGGTTCTACATCTGGAATTGCTGATAACAAGGTATCACAGACATTTATTGAGGTAGAAGTTGGTAGTTTAGTGAGAAAAACAAGTACAAGCAAGGGTCCAAACCCTGCATGGAATAGCACATTTAACCTGGTATTGCATGGAGAGACAGGTGTTGTCAAGTTCAATCTGTATGAATTGGACTCTGGTGGTGTTAAGGTCACCTACTTGACAAGCTGCGAGATAAAG GTCAAGTATGTTCTAGATGattcaacaatattttgggcTATAGGACATAATTCTGGTGCTGTTGCAAAACGTACCGAGCTTTGTGGACAAGAAGTTGGAATGGTTGTTCCATTTGAGGACATCAGGGGCGAG TTAACTGTCACTCTTGTGCTAAAAGAATGGCAATTCTCTGATGGCTCAGTTACGTTGAGCAATTCTCTGAGCAACGGATCCCACTCTTCATTTGATGTATCGCCCAAGCTTCAGTCCAGAACAGGACGGAAACTCAGAGTTGCAGTAGTTGAGGGTAAAGCCCTTGCAGTTAACGGTAAATCTGGAAAGTGTGATCCATATGTGAAGGTGCAGTATGGAAAG GCTCtatacaaaacaaaaacactATCTCATACAACTCGACCGGTTTGGAATGATAAATTCGAGTTTGATGAGATCACTGGTGGTGAATATCTCAAGATCAAATGCTATAGTGCAGATACATTTGGAGACGAAAGCATTGGCAGCGCAAGAGTTAATCTAGAAGGACTTTTAGATGGTGATAGCCGTGAAGTATGGGTTCCACTTGAAAAGGTGGATTCAGGAGAGATCAGGCTTCAAATAGAGCCAATAAAGAGTGATTTCAACGGTATCCTGAAG ACTTCAAGTGGTAGAGTTGAAGCTACCTGGATTGAGCTAGTGATAATTGAAGCTAGGGATCTTATTGCTGCTGATCTCAGAGGCACTAGTGATCCTTATGTCAGGGTGCATTATGGGAGCAAGAAGAAGCGAACTAAG GTTGTTTACAAAACACTCTCTCCAGATTGGAACCAGACATTTGAGTTTCCAGAAACAGGAGAACCCCTGATTTTACATGTCAAGGACCATAATGCAGTCCTTCCAACTGCTAGTATAGGCCAATGCACTGTCGAATACAGCATGCTTCCTCCAAATCAGCCCGCCGTAAAATGGATACCACTCCAAGGAGTAAAAAGCGGAGAAGTCCATGTAAAGATCACGCGAAAAGTACCACACTTGGAGAAGAAAACAAGCTTTCAGACTGATGCATCTTCCCTTGGCAAAGGGCACAAGATATCATCGCAG ATGAGAGATAGCCTGAAGAAATTCACAGGTTTAGTTGATGAGGGTGGCGACACAGAGGCCATGTCACTGGCCTTGACAGAGATTGAAAGCATCCAGGATGAGCAAGACATGTACATACAGCAGCTTGAGCGGGAGAAAGCGGCTTTGTTGCGTAAAATACAAGAGCTTGGTTCTGAAATCGTCAGAACATCCTCTGGTCCGGCAAGGATGCCCTACTAG